The Muribaculum intestinale genome includes the window GACGAATGTCCGGATATACCTTATGGTCTTCTTACATCATCCCATCTGTGCTATGATTTGCTATATAATCCGGATGTCACTCTGTTTATGAAGAAATCGTCGGATATGGGTGCCGAGACAAAAAACGGCCTTGAGATGCTATTGCTCCAGGCGTTTGTGTCGTGGCAAATCTGGGAGGAAGCGTAGGAGTAGTTCCGCATATCTTTTGTGTCGCTTTCAGAGCGTGTCCGTATTTTACCGGATGAAATAATCATGCGCATTTTCGTCCGGTTATGTTGTGGCTAAGACCGGATGTTTCAATTATCCGCGTCGGGTGTTGCCACTCCTCAACTGTTTAAACCAAAATTCATCAGTATATATTATGCCTTTAAATGTGATAGGACGATGGATGTATATCGCCCTGATTGTTATTGTATTGTTTCCATGGGATATACTTACCGGGTATAATCCTGTCACTCCGGCCTCGGCATTGTTTGTCGGGCTTATGTTTGCTCTTTGTTTTGGCTGTCCGTTCCCTAAATTCAACAAGAAGAGCAGTAAATATCTTCTGCAGGCTTCGGTAGTAGGGCTGGGGTTTGGAATGAATGTCGTCGAGTCGCTCAAGTCGGGTAGCGAGGGTATGCTGTTTACGGTTGTATCTGTGGTAAGTGTGATGGTGCTTGGGTGTATGTTCGGCTACTGGATGCATATCAATCGCAAAACGGCATATCTTATCTCGTCGGGGACAGCTATTTGCGGAGGAAGCGCAATTGCCGCAGTGGGTCCGGTGTTGCACGCCGATGAGAAGGAGATGGCGGTATCGCTGGGCGTTATATTCATTCTGAATGCTATAGCACTGTTTATATTTCCACCTATAGGACATTTCTTTGAGATGAGCCAGCAGCAGTTTGGCACCTGGGCTGCAATAGCCATTCATGATACTTCGTCGGTGGTCGGTGCCGGAGACGCCTATGGGCCGGAGGCATTGCGTATAGCCACTTTGATAAAACTTACTCGTGCTTTGTGGATTATTCCGCTTGCATTTGTCACAATGCTGATTTTCCGTGATAAGAAAGCCCGCATAAGTATACCTTGGTTTATTTTTCTGTTTGTCATCGCCATGGTGGTGAATACATATTGCGGTAT containing:
- a CDS encoding YeiH family protein, whose amino-acid sequence is MPLNVIGRWMYIALIVIVLFPWDILTGYNPVTPASALFVGLMFALCFGCPFPKFNKKSSKYLLQASVVGLGFGMNVVESLKSGSEGMLFTVVSVVSVMVLGCMFGYWMHINRKTAYLISSGTAICGGSAIAAVGPVLHADEKEMAVSLGVIFILNAIALFIFPPIGHFFEMSQQQFGTWAAIAIHDTSSVVGAGDAYGPEALRIATLIKLTRALWIIPLAFVTMLIFRDKKARISIPWFIFLFVIAMVVNTYCGIPAEVSEWLVWLAKKGLVLTLFFIGASLSINTIKSVGTLPLLLAIALWIFIAVSSFMVVVFTIE